The Pan paniscus chromosome 15, NHGRI_mPanPan1-v2.0_pri, whole genome shotgun sequence genome includes a window with the following:
- the LOC103783852 gene encoding rho-related GTP-binding protein RhoQ — MAHGPGALMLKCVVVGDGAVGKTCLLMSCANDAFPEEYVPTVFDHYTVSVTVGGKQYLLGLYNTAGQEDYDHLRPLSYPMTDVFLICFSVVNPASFQNVREEWVPELKEYAPNVPFLLIGAQIDLRDDPKTLARLSDMKEKPICVEQGQKLAKEIGACCYVECSALTQKGLKTVFDEAIIAILTPKKHTVKKKE; from the coding sequence ATGGCTCACGGGCCCGGCGCGCTGATGCTCAAGTGCGTGGTGGTCGGCGACGGGGCGGTGGGCAAGACGTGCCTACTCATGAGCTGTGCCAACGACGCCTTCCCGGAGGAGTACGTGCCCACCGTCTTCGACCACTACACAGTCAGCGTCACCGTGGGGGGCAAGCAGTACCTCCTAGGACTCTATAACACGGCCGGACAGGAAGACTATGATCATCTGAGGCCTTTATCTTACCCAATGACCGACGTCTTCCTTATATGCTTCTCGGTGGTAAATCCAGCCTCATTTCAAAATGTGAGAGAGGAGTGGGTACCGGAACTTAAGGAATACGCACCAAATGTACCCTTTTTATTAATAGGAGCTCAGATTGATCTCCGAGATGACCCCAAAACTTTAGCAAGACTGAGTGATATGAAAGAAAAACCTATATGTGTGGAACAAGGACAGAAACTAGCAAAAGAGATAGGAGCATGCTGCTATGTGGAATGTTCAGCTTTAACCCAGAAGGGATTGAAGACTGTTTTTGATGAGGCTATCATAGCCATTTTAACTCCAAAGAAacacactgtaaaaaaaaaagaatag
- the RPL36AL gene encoding ribosomal protein eL42-like: MVNVPKTRRTFCKKCGKHQPHKVTQYKKGKDSLYAQGRRRYDRKQSGYGGQTKPIFRKKAKTTKKIVLRLECVEPNCRSKRMLAIKRCKHFELGGDKKRKGQVIQF; the protein is encoded by the coding sequence ATGGTCAACGTACCTAAAACCCGAAGAACCTTCTGTAAGAAGTGTGGCAAGCATCAGCCTCACAAAGTGACACAGTATAAGAAGGGCAAGGATTCTTTGTATGCCCAGGGAAGGAGGCGCTATGATCGGAAGCAGAGTGGCTATGGTGGGCAGACAAAGCCAATTTTCCGGAAGAAGGCTAAGACCACAAAGAAGATTGTGCTAAGGCTGGAATGTGTTGAGCCTAACTGCAGATCCAAGAGGATGCTGGCCATTAAGAGATGCAAGCATTTTGAACTGGGAGGAGATAAGAAGAGAAAGGGCCAAGTGATCCAGTTCTAA
- the LRR1 gene encoding leucine-rich repeat protein 1 isoform X2, with the protein MKLHCEVEVISRHLPALGLRNRGKGVRAVLSLCQQTSRSQPPVRAFLLISTLKDKRGTRYELRENIEQFFTKFVDEGKATVRLKEPPVDICLSKDSIWLSYHSIPSLPRFGYRKNLCLWKILSELFHSRNYYHESAFCCPHCGLSR; encoded by the exons ATGAAGCTACACTGTGAGGTGGAGGTGATCAGCCGGCACTTGCCCGCCTTGGGGCTTAGGAACCGGGGCAAGGGCGTCCGAGCCGTGTTGAGCCTCTGTCAGCAGACTTCCAGGAGTCAGCCGCCGGTCCGAGCCTTCCTGCTCATCTCCACCCTGAAGGACAAGCGCGGGACCCGCTATGAG CTAAGGGAGAACATTGAGCAATTCTTCACCAAATTTGTAGATGAGGGGAAAGCCACTGTTCGGTTAAAGGAGCCTCCTGTGGATATCTGTCTAAGTAAG GATTCCATATGGCtctcatatcattccattccatctctgcCAAGATTTGGATACCGCAAAAATTTGTGTTTGTGGAAGATTCTGTCTGAACTCTTTCATTCAAGGAACTACTACCATGAATCTGcattctgttgcccacactgTGGTCTTAGTAGATAA
- the LRR1 gene encoding leucine-rich repeat protein 1 isoform X1: protein MKLHCEVEVISRHLPALGLRNRGKGVRAVLSLCQQTSRSQPPVRAFLLISTLKDKRGTRYELRENIEQFFTKFVDEGKATVRLKEPPVDICLSKANSSSLKGFLSVMRLAHRGCNVDTPVSTLTPVKTSEFENFKTKMVITSKKDYPLSKNFPYSLEHLQTSYCGLVRVDMRMLCLKSLRKLDLSHNHIKKLPATIGDLIHLQELNLNDNHLESFSVALCHSTLQKSLRSLDLSKNKIKALPVQFCQLQELKNLKLDDNELIQFPCKIGQLINLRFLSAARNKLPFLPSEFRNLSLEYLDLFGNTFEQPKVLPVIKLQAPLTLLESSARTILHNRIPYGSHIIPFHLCQDLDTAKICVCGRFCLNSFIQGTTTMNLHSVAHTVVLVDNLGGTEAPIISYFCSLGCYVNSSDMLK from the exons ATGAAGCTACACTGTGAGGTGGAGGTGATCAGCCGGCACTTGCCCGCCTTGGGGCTTAGGAACCGGGGCAAGGGCGTCCGAGCCGTGTTGAGCCTCTGTCAGCAGACTTCCAGGAGTCAGCCGCCGGTCCGAGCCTTCCTGCTCATCTCCACCCTGAAGGACAAGCGCGGGACCCGCTATGAG CTAAGGGAGAACATTGAGCAATTCTTCACCAAATTTGTAGATGAGGGGAAAGCCACTGTTCGGTTAAAGGAGCCTCCTGTGGATATCTGTCTAAGTAAG gCCAATTCCAGCAGTTTAAAAGGGTTCCTTTCAGTTATGAGACTGGCTCATAGAGGCTGTAATGTTGATACACCAGTTTCAACGCTCACACCAGTGAAGACTTCAgaatttgaaaactttaaaactaAAATGGTTATCACATCCAAAAAAGACTATCCTCTAAGTAAGAATTTTCCATATTCCTTGGAACATCTTCAGACTTCTTACTGTGGGCTTGTCCGAGTTGATATGCGTATGCTTTGCTTAAAAAGCCTTAGGAAATTAGACTTGAGTCACAACCATATAAAAAAGCTTCCAGCTACAATTGGAGACCTCATACACCTTCAAGAACTTAACCTGAATGACAATCACTTGGAGTCATTTAGTGTAGCCTTGTGTCATTCTACACTCCAGAAGTCACTTCGGAGTTTGGACCTCAGCAAGAACAAAATCAAGGCACTCCCTGTGCAGTTTTGCCAGCTCCAGGAACTTAAGAATTTAAAACTTGACGATAATGAATTGATTCAATTTCCTTGCAAGATAGGACAACTAATAAACCTTCGCTTTTTGTCAGCAGCTCGAAATAAGCTTCCATTTTTGCCTAGTGAATTTAGAAATTTATCCCTTGAATACTTGGATCTTTTTGGAAATACTTTTGAACAACCAAAAGTCCTTCCAGTAATAAAGCTGCAAGCACCATTAACTTTATTGGAATCTTCTGCACGAACCATATTACATAATAG GATTCCATATGGCtctcatatcattccattccatctctgcCAAGATTTGGATACCGCAAAAATTTGTGTTTGTGGAAGATTCTGTCTGAACTCTTTCATTCAAGGAACTACTACCATGAATCTGcattctgttgcccacactgTGGTCTTAGTAGATAATTTGGGTGGTACTGAAGCACCTATTATCTCTTATTTCTGTTCTCTAGGCTGTTATGTAAATTCCTCTGATATGTTAAAGTAA